From Pochonia chlamydosporia 170 chromosome Unknown PCv3seq00014, whole genome shotgun sequence, a single genomic window includes:
- a CDS encoding deoxyribonuclease nucA/NucB domain-containing protein: MSEVADLRIATKRVYHDNNKPYGESETITVYIYNAGPNRAKTPRVRVGFGYSMDYSAVITTLRQAQVWRKPSEAIKNGTLTWTTLSNPTSLVQGWDIVTTLSDVQAGTLMELNLSFPMLHETSYKDYLLKASVVSPTLDLRLHNNFTAYIITPNHHHDGPDYWNTPGDLASLDFEGLTSALPISRADLRIASTRATYNNNLPHGQSETLTFLVFNDGPTIATQPVLTAGYTTSMDYNNVSCSCEQVWVPEGANPSSDLDNYAWKSVDGVTWRTDGWNVICSLPNIPPTVLYRVKITFPMNHETTYKDYTATASISSQATEVNANSSSTTYVITPNHQNDNNAYWQTKGNIAQLDGPSLTPFANRAPLTGWLLDTPIIVSDSKGRAQIPLTELEGWISEKEKQIVSYNIRDKTLKPKVATKVEYGTSSDITVLSFSADGKTQLSYSAHPDTLLYLNPTKITAGQDEVRLAYWIPVRMLWVGAAVSGMSPGGGMTVAYVTNIQHVAEGEYRSAEPQMVSQSHSYVVGTLGSGGVLTHNPKNGPGPANVPAMLAYAARIANNLVATTTPPPGLPNPPHGYTLRHRRPTDRAPPSAPAPPILPPDVPRRDEHGNWLIYLYEEDSPAAVENARFAVEEGGQPWRLTYDPAGAHARRSQSTGPHQSQRELLQLTTEELTGRSGTGQLDRDEYPPAIAAEGGRGAIVTYIEAGDNRRAGSLMGQQFTNYRMNPQPDGHAPLQSGDTFRFAIIHENMASVEYLGDDSVDASQLEQPPIE; this comes from the coding sequence ATGTCTGAGGTTGCTGATCTGCGAATCGCCACCAAGCGGGTGTATCATGACAACAACAAGCCGTACGGAGAGTCCGAAACTATAACTGTGTACATCTACAATGCCGGTCCCAATCGAGCAAAGACCCCCAGGGTTAGGGTTGGCTTCGGCTACTCTATGGACTACAGCGCCGTCATAACTACCCTTCGTCAGGCGCAAGTATGGCGTAAACCATCTGAAGCCATCAAAAATGGAACCCTCACTTGGACTACCCTGTCCAATCCAACTAGTCTCGTTCAAGGGTGGGACATTGTGACCACTCTCTCTGATGTTCAGGCTGGGACACTCATGGAACTCAATCTGTCATTCCCCATGCTACACGAGACGTCCTATAAGGACTACTTACTGAAGGCATCGGTTGTCTCGCCCACCCTTGATCTACGTTTGCATAATAACTTCACGGCATATATTATCACCCCCAATCATCACCACGATGGTCCGGATTATTGGAACACCCCCGGTGACCTCGCTAGTCTGGACTTTGAGGGGCTGACAAGCGCCTTGCCAATCTCACGGGCTGATTTGAGGATTGCTTCCACCCGAGCCACCTACAACAACAACTTGCCGCATGGGCAGAGTGAGACGTTGACgttcctcgtcttcaacgATGGACCGACTATTGCCACCCAGCCCGTCCTTACCGCAGGCTACACAACGTCGATGGACTACAACAACGTGTCCTGTAGCTGTGAACAGGTGTGGGTGCCTGAAGGGGCCAACCCTTCGTCGGATCTCGATAACTATGCTTGGAAGTCTGTTGATGGTGTTACTTGGCGTACTGACGGATGGAACGTCATCTGCAGTCTTCCCAATATCCCACCCACCGTGTTGTATCGTGTGAAAATCACTTTCCCGATGAACCATGAGACTACATACAAGGACTATACTGCCACTGCGTCGATCTCGTCCCAAGCTACAGAGGTCAATGCAAATAGCAGTTCAACGACATACGTGATCACCCCAAATCACCAAAACGATAATAATGCATACTGGCAGACCAAAGGGAATATTGCCCAGCTAGATGGCCCCTCCCTAACTCCATTTGCAAATCGAGCACCATTGACGGGCTGGCTTCTAGATACCCCGATTATCGTGTCAGATAGTAAAGGCCGTGCGCAAATCCCTTTGACCGAGTTGGAGGGGTGGATTAGTgaaaaggagaagcagaTCGTTAGCTACAACATTAGAGACAAAACTTTGAAGCCCAAAGTTGCCACCAAGGTCGAATATGGGACTTCTTCAGATATCACTGTCTTGTCGTTCTCAGCAGATGGCAAGACTCAACTATCCTACAGTGCTCACCCAGACACGCTGCTGTATTTGAATCCCACAAAGATTACAGCTGGGCAAGATGAGGTCCGCCTTGCCTACTGGATTCCGGTGCGAATGCTTTGGGTGGGTGCAGCAGTCAGTGGGATGAGTCCTGGTGGTGGTATGACAGTTGCCTACGTGACGAATATACAGCATGTCGCAGAAGGAGAGTATCGAAGTGCCGAGCCTCAGATGGTCAGCCAAAGTCATAGCTACGTGGTCGGGACATTAGGCTCAGGAGGCGTGCTCACTCACAACCCAAAGAATGGCCCGGGACCTGCAAATGTGCCAGCCATGCTAGCATATGCTGCTCGTATTGCAAACAACTTGGTagcaacgacaacaccaccgcctggCCTTCCGAATCCTCCACACGGATACACTCTACGTCATCGGCGTCCTACAGATCGTGCTCCGCCATCTGCACCTGCGCCGCCAATTCTGCCTCCGGATGTACCCCGACGTGATGAACACGGAAACTGGTTAATCTACCTATATGAGGAAGACAGCCCAGCTGCAGTGGAGAATGCTCGTTTCGcggttgaggagggagggcAACCTTGGCGTCTCACCTATGATCCTGCAGGTGCACACGCTCGACGATCACAATCCACAGGCCCTCATCAGTCACAGAGGGAGCTTCTGCAACTCACAACCGAGGAGCTCACGGGGCGCTCTGGAACGGGCCAGCTCGACCGCGATGAGTATCCGCCTGCTATCGCGGCTGAAGGTGGAAGAGGGGCAATTGTCACCTACATTGAAGCTGGCGATAATCGTAGAGCTGGCAGCTTGATGGGACAGCAGTTCACCAACTACCGAATGAACCCGCAGCCTGACGGTCATGCACCGCTCCAGTCCGGTGATACATTCCGATTTGCTATTATCCACGAGAACATGGCTTCCGTTGAATATCTTGGAGATGATTCTGTGGATGCCTCACAGCTGGAACAACCACCAATCGAATAA
- a CDS encoding FluG domain-containing protein (similar to Colletotrichum gloeosporioides Nara gc5 XP_007287118.1), giving the protein MAPRLSRKTAYTTNHDDFIQQFTQRENEKRRINKPKPRSAKERAALREKLKDLQFLLPDHADGTKINIAGILKKWKIYCHAAELGDWKESIKKLSRPVAQDFLDHLCERWKITSWSTSWIYWRQFKQLFTSVTGQFFNRNDNNEVRKWHDTVLVTRWGLRPPNVDGKPVLGTDDLLALQTFNLAYDDTVFPSERHRVQLLGCYLLLAFTGVRPGEIVDNEKRKPKDGSWQDIYGRKTVATEDSDDSNKDLDEADRFLEEMLSQETEHRGRPKALCYEDIFLSIVRHPETGKDVPTMSIKFIHHKGEDRKPKPTIFLFTGTRRLMFCIVTIIISLAISDEAFDAPSLKSVADVFKIRNRGPEQCQQLRWKQKWLKRPIFRGFEGSAVSPDKALPYDKLNDDMQRQTLDAGFEQAFGPRAFRRGAANKANGRASDAVRDQMMRHDPKWATFNSAYINEKVQFHLERVVADEPTEDCLIDLFTHMSMTRDPRASQNMVPAEVLRKLPPDPEIAQLEDRRDQLKKGRYRIQGNEHEDQIRELTKMIRTKRTQREKTLRKQYRQYYFYNRPTWEIERQLAGESDDEAEVVLSEPAIDLYIPERARLAKLLCHQRPDKQSYEEYCKLRIEVAELMVALSSKRETIKRKRVHKVSDVDAMSWNFTDVHIKEESPEPDRFPLLMLKTQCPRCIGDNALSIGERTFSYCRPAVMNDHFDREHLDTMKRSDIIVCNHPKCRDADLKLTSLDHFRNHVARVHGVNLRASRP; this is encoded by the exons ATGGCACCCCGACTCTCCCGGAAGACAGCGTACACAACAAATCATGACGATTTCATTCAACAGTTTACTCAACGTGAGAATGAGAAGCGACGCATcaacaaacccaaaccacGCAGTGCAAAGGAACGAGCTGCTCTTCGGGAGAAGCTAAAGGACTTACAGTTCTTACTACCTGACCACGCTGACGGAACGAAGATCAACATCGCAGGCATACTCAAAAAATGGAAAAT TTACTGTCATGCGGCCGAACTAGGTGACTGGAAAGAATCAATAAAGAAACTCAGTCGGCCTGTAGCTCAGGATTTCCTTGATCATCTGTGCGAGAGGTGGAAAATCACATCCTGGAGCACATCGTGGATATACTGGCGACAGTTCAAACAACTCTTTACGAGTGTCACAGGCCAATTCTTTAACAGAAATGACAACAACGAAGTGCGAAAA tggCACGACACAGTTTTAGTTACTAGATGGGGTTTGCGCCCACCGAACGTTGACGGCAAGCCCGTCCTTGGTACCGATGACTTGCTAGCGCTTCAAACTTTCAACCTAGCTTACGATGATACCGTCTTTCCTTCCGAGCGACATAGAGTTCAGTTGTTGGGCTGCTACCTTTTGCTTGCATTTACTGGTGTCCGACCTGGAGAGATCGTAGATAATGAGAAAAGGAAGCCAAAGGATGGCTCGTGGCAAGACATCTACGGCCGAAAGACAGTTGCGACTGAGGACTCAGATGATAGCAATAAGGATCTAGATGAAGCTGACCGTTTCCTCGAAGAAATGCTTTCTCAGGAAACAGAGCATCGTGGCCGGCCCAAAGCACTTTGTTACGAGGATATTTTCCTGTCGATTGTACGACATCCCGAAACTGGGAAGGACGTTCCGACCATGTCAATCAAATTTATACATCATAAAGGTGAGGACCGAAAACCTAAACC AACTatcttcctcttcaccgGAACAAGAAGACTTATGTTTTGCATCGTAACTATTATAATCAGCCTTGCTATTAGCGATGAGGCATTTGACGCTCCGAGTTTGAAGAGCGTTGCAGATGTATTCAAAATCCGCAACAGAGGCCCAGAAcaatgccagcagcttcGATGGAAGCAAAAGTGGCTGAAACGACCGATTTTCCGTGGGTTTGAAGGCTCTGCCGTCTCTCCTGACAAGGCTCTTCCTTACGACAAGCTGAATGACGACATGCAGCGCCAAACACTAGATGCCGGATTCGAGCAGGCTTTTGGGCCAAGGGCATTCCGCAGAGGGGCTGCAAATAAAGCTAACG GCAGGGCATCGGATGCTGTTCGCGATCAGATGATGCGGCATGACCCTAAATGGGCAACTTTCAATAGCGCATACATCAATGAGAAGGTTCAGTTCCATCTCGAGAGGGTTGTTGCTGACGAGCCGACCGAAGACTGCCTCATTGATTTGTTCACGCATATGAGCATGACCCGGGATCCACGAGCCAGTCAGAATATGGTGCCTGCAGAGGTGTTAAGGAAGTTGCCGCCGGACCCGGAAATTGCACAACTTGAGGACCGCagagatcaactcaagaaAGGACGATATCGAATCCAAGGTAACGAACACGAGGATCAGATACGAGAACTCACGAAGATGATCCGTACGAAGCGGACACAACGAGAGAAAACACTCCGAAAACAGTATCGACAATACTACTTTTACAACCGTCCCACTTGGGAGATAGAACGGCAACTCGCAGGCGAAAGCGACGACGAGGCGGAGGTTGTTCTTTCAGAGCCAGCTATTGACCTTTACATACCCGAGCGAGCTCGGCTCGCTAAGCTCCTCTGCCACCAGCGGCCAGACAAGCAGAGCTATGAAGAATACTGTAAACTTCGCATTGAAGTTGCGGAGTTAATGGTCGCATtgagcagcaaaagggaaaCTATTAAACGCAAGAGAGTCCACAAAGTCTCAGATGTCGATGCTATGAGTTGGAATTTTACCGATGTTCACATAAAGGAGGAGTCACCAGAGCCGGATAGATTTCCCCTTCTGATGTTGAAAACGCAGTGCCCGCGGTGCATCGGTGACAACGCGCTGTCTATTGGGGAGAGGACTTTCTCCTATTGCCGCCCTGCGGTGATGAACGATCATTTTGACCGCGAACATctggatactatgaagagATCTGACATCATCGTGTGCAACCACCCGAAATGCAGGGATGCTGATCTGAAGTTGACAAGCTTAGACCATTTCCGGAACCATGTTGCCCGTGTTCATGGCGTCAACCTCAGAGCCTCACGGCCGTAG
- a CDS encoding iron-regulated transporter (similar to Colletotrichum gloeosporioides Nara gc5 XP_007283048.1) encodes MSVYALVRGLSAIIFAPVVGLYIDVGNRLQVVRVSIVFQRLAVAGSCTIFYVLAANLPLGPSGRAGMLVLVTFFACIEKLCSIMNLVSVEKDWVVVIAENDPEALSLINSQMRRIDLLCKLFGPLFIALIDGYSSKVAIIVNFGMNAASVIIEYFAIARVYDEVPQLQEAKSRQPNLPTTESTGARSGIVSTIWQKLTGIVKKSGQDFYFYFNHRAFLPSIAGAVLYLTVLSFAGQMVTYLLSIGYSSTQIGIARTLSVVFEVLATWVAPSLMGRIGVIRAGLWLSTWQITMLITGISVFWIFEANSLISASGLVGGTILSRLGLRGFDLCVQFIVQEVRHSILVLLFLLDRMEFA; translated from the exons atgtcaGTGTATGCTCTCGTCCGGGGCCTCTCTGCAATAATCTTTGCTCCGGTAGTCGGGTTATATATCGATGTGGGTAATCGTCTTCAAGTCGTGAGAGTGTCAATTG TGTTTCAGAGACTCGCTGTCGCTGGCTCATGCACAATTTTTTATGTTCTAGCTGCCAATTTACCACTTGGACCCAGCGGAAGGGCAGGAATGCTCGTACTAGTGACGTTTTTCGCATGTATCGAGAAGTTATGCTCAATAATGAATTTGGTGTCCGTGGAAAAGGATTGG GTTGTGGTTATAGCCGAAAACGATCCGGAAGCACTGAGTCTTATTAACTCACAAATGAGGCGCATAGACCTGCTTTGCAAGTTATTTGGGCCATTATTTATCGCTCTAATCGATGGTTATTCCTCCAAGGTAGCCATTATCGTCAACTTTGGCATGAATGCTGCGTCTGTAATTATTGAGTACTTTGCCATTGCTAGGGTTTATGACGAAGTTCCACAGCTGCAGGAGGCAAAGTCGCGGCAGCCGAATCTACCAACAACTGAATCAACAGGGGCCCGAAGCGGAATTGTGAGCACGATTTGGCAGAAATTGACGGGTATTGTCAAGAAGTCCGGCCAGGACTTCTATTTCTACTTCAATCATCGCGCTTTTCTACCGTCTATTGCTGGAGCAGTACTATATCTCACAGTGCTTAGCTTTGCTGGCCAGATGGTCACATACTTGCTTTCTATTGGCTACAGCTCGACGCAAATTGGTATCGCTAGAACATTAAGTGTGGTATTCGAGGTCTTGGCCACATGGGTAGCGCCTTCCCTGATGGGACGAATTGGGGTAATCAGAGCCGGCCTCTGGCTAAGCACCTGGCAAATCACCATGCTTATTACGGGAATTTCCGTGTTTTGGATCTTTGAGGCAAATTCTCTTATCTCCGCAAGCGGGCTGGTTGGCGGCACCATACTTAGTCGCTTAGGCCTCCGTGGATTTGATCTGTGCGTTCAGTTTATTGTTCAAGAGGTAAGACATAGTATTCTCGTTCTGTTATTCCTACTCGATCGCATGGAGTTTGCCTAG
- a CDS encoding sulfate permease (similar to Coccidioides immitis RS XP_001245450.1), which yields MGNTLAKSIAIRLGRREEPHDLVESTTEPNNLFQAYVETKPTVVGYIKEHLPTKTGTVNYVYSLFPFLSWIFHYNTTWLLGDITAGVTVGFVVVPQAMAYALQAQLSPEYGLYTSFIAMLLYWAFATSKDITIGAVAVMSTLVGNIIVRVRAEYPEFTPDQISRGLALISGTFLLIVGLIRVGWIVEFIPLVSITSFMTGAAISIAAGQVPALMGISGINTREAASDVIINTLKGLPRTKIDAVMGLSALFLLYSIRCTCNYMATRQSSRKRLWFFVSTLRLAFVILLYTLVSFLINRGVTNVNEAKFKILGNVPRGFQKKGVPDVNTKLLKAIAPELPATIIVLIIEHIAISKSFGRVNNYTINPSQELVAIGLANLFGPFLGAYPATGSFSRTAIKSKAVVRTPLAGIFTSIIVLLALYALTSVFFYIPMSNTGRCPPDFLIFLAGILMTIFTSLENGVYLTIASAAALLLIRIARAKGSFLGRVRIYAVSAGDLNSKKEGSERPSRDAFLSIMNCTPYNEDVEAESPYPGVFIFRFDEGFNYTNQQHYLDKLLKHVQKETRPTQLGKRTKLGDRPWNDPGPRRGEVNDLDDSRPILRAIVLDCSSVNSIDITSVQGLVDVRNVLNQHSYPASAEWHFANLNNRWTRRAFAAAGFGYPSTGRNGTLGQWKPIFSVAAIETGNDNRRLRVTGCRDEENCVDVVEIGPVRSEGIVAQDKLAAIHGVNRPFFHVDLTAAVESAVANATNRDANISK from the exons ATGGGGAATACCTTGGCAAAAAGTATAGCTATCAGGCTCGGTCGCAGGGAGGAGCCCCATGACCTGGTCGAGTCGACAACCGAGCCTAACAATTTGTTTCAGGCATATGTCGAGACCAAACCTACTGTTGTTGGGTATATCAAAGAGCATCTTCCCACAAAAACAGGAACTGTAAACTACGTGTACAGCCTATTTCCGTTCTTGTCGTGGATTTTTCATTATAATACCACTTGGCTACTTGGCGATATTACTGCTG GCGTTACGGTCGGATTTGTTGTCGTTCCCCAAGCAATGGCATATGCCCTCCAGGCACAATTATCCCCTGAATATGGCCTATATACATCATTTATCGCCATGTTGCTGTACTGGGCGTTCGCAACATCGAAGGATATCACAATCGGC GCTGTCGCCGTCATGTCAACTTTGGTAGGAAACATCATCGTCCGTGTACGGGCTGAATACCCCGAGTTTACTCCAGATCAGATTTCACGCGGCTTGGCTCTCATTTCGGGCACTTTCCTGCTTATTGTCGGTCTTATCAGAGTCGGGTGGATCGTGGAGTTCATCCCTCTCGTGTCTATTACCTCGTTTATGACAGGAGCTGCCATAAGTATTGCCGCCGGCCAAGTCCCTGCCTTGATGGGCATCTCGGGCATCAACACTCGAGAGGCGGCCTCCGACGTCATTATCAACACGCTGAAGGGCCTTCCAAGGACCAAGATTGATGCCGTAATGGGACTCTCCGCCTTATTCCTTTTGTATTCGATCCGATGCACTTGTAACTACATGGCTACTAGACAGTCCAGCAGGAAGCGGCTCTGGTTCTTCGTATCTACTCTTCGCCTGGCTTTCGTTATCCTCCTCTATACTCTTGTCAGCTTCCTTATTAACCGTGGTGTTACAAATGTTAATGAAGCGAAGTTTAAGATTTTGGGAAATGTACCAAGAG GTTTCCAGAAGAAAGGCGTGCCAGATGTCAACACGAAACTGCTGAAAGCTATAGCCCCGGAGCTTCCGGCCACTATTATTGTCCTGATTATCGAGCACATTGCCATCTCGAAGTCTTTTGGCAGAGTCAACAACTACACCATCAATCCCTCTCAGGAGCTTGTCGCCATAGGGCTTGCGAACCTGTTTGGGCCATTCTTGGGTGCTTATCCCGCTACCGGTTCGTTCTCGAGAACTGCTATCAAGTCGAAGGCTGTCGTGCGAACGCCACTTGCCGGAATTTTTACATCGATCATTGTCCTGCTCGCACTGTACGCTCTTACGTCTGTCTTCTTCTACATTCCCATGAGCA ATACTGGGAGATGTCCCCCGGACTTTCTCATCTTTCTGGCCGGCATCCTCATGACCATTTTCACGTCTCTAGAAAATGGAGTATACCTGACcattgcttctgctgctgcgtTATTGCTCATACGTATTGCCAGAGCCAAGGGTAGCTTCCTTGGCAGAGTGCGAATTTACGCAGTTTCCGCTGGAGATTTAAACTCAAAGAAAGAAGGATCTGAAAGGCCGTCTCGCGACGCGTTCTTGTCTATCATGAATTGCACGCCGTACAACGAAGACGTCGAAGCAGAGTCGCCATATCCAGGCGTTTTCATTTTTCGATTTGACGAAGGCTTCAACTACACGAACCAGCAACACTATCTCGATAAATTACTCAAGCACGTGCAGAAGGAAACACGGCCCACGCAACTTGGCAAGCGTACAAAGCTCGGG GATCGTCCATGGAACGATCCGGGACCACGGCGTGGTGAGGTTAACGATTTGGACGACTCCAGACCAATCCTCCGCGCCATCGTCCTTGACTGTTCGTCCGTCAACAGCATAGATATCACCTCTGTTCAAGGTCTCGTCGATGTCCGTAACGTGCTCAACCAGCATAGCTACCCCGCGTCCGCCGAATGGCACTTCGCTAACCTCAACAACCGCTGGACGAGGCGTGCTTTCGCAGCTGCTGGCTTCGGCTATCCATCTACGGGACGGAATGGCACGCTCGGCCAGTGGAAGCCCATATTCAGCGTGGCAGCAATCGAAACAGGAAATGACAATCGTCGTTTACGTGTTACGGGCTGTAGAGACGAGGAGAACTGCGTTGACGTTGTCGAGATCGGACCTGTTAGGTCTGAGGGTATTGTTGCCCAGGACAAGTTGGCGGCGATTCATGGTGTTAATAGGCCATTCTTTCACGTCGATCTTACTGCGGCAGTGGAGAGTGCTGTTGCAAACGCGACAAACAGGGACGCTAATATTTCTAAATAG